The proteins below come from a single Argentina anserina chromosome 1, drPotAnse1.1, whole genome shotgun sequence genomic window:
- the LOC126797913 gene encoding inorganic pyrophosphatase 1-like: MAGVVVVFDFDHTIINCDSDNLVVDGLGATDLFNELSPTMPWNPLMDRMMKELHSQGKTIEDIVEVLKTTPIHPRIVAAIREAHALGCDLRIVSDANVFFIETILKHLGLEECFTEINTNPSHVDEQGRLRISPFCDFTSSPHGCSLCPPNMCKSVITERIRSQASAEGRKRMIYVGDGVGDYCPSLNLREGDFVIPRKNFPLFNKICQNPLALKAEIHEWIDGEEFEHILLNLINRITIEESAAAQFITTDCKLETIYVSGHESFAKALPV; the protein is encoded by the coding sequence ATGGCCGGAGTTGTTGTGGTATTCGACTTCGACCATACCATCATCAACTGCGACAGCGACAATTTAGTCGTCGACGGGTTGGGTGCCACCGACTTGTTCAATGAGCTCTCCCCCACCATGCCGTGGAACCCTCTCATGGATCGGATGATGAAGGAGCTTCACTCGCAAGGAAAAACGATCGAGGACATTGTGGAGGTGCTTAAAACGACTCCAATCCATCCCAGAATCGTGGCAGCCATTAGAGAAGCTCATGCTTTAGGATGTGATTTGAGGATTGTGAGTGATGCCAATGTGTTTTTCATTGAGACCATTCTGAAGCATCTTGGTCTGGAAGAATGTTTCACGGAGATCAACACTAACCCAAGTCATGTTGATGAACAAGGAAGGCTTCGGATTTCACCTTTCTGTGATTTCACCAGTTCCCCTCATGGCTGTAGCCTCTGCCCTCCCAACATGTGCAAGAGTGTGATAACTGAGAGAATCCGATCGCAAGCTTCAGCTGAAGGAAGGAAAAGAATGATCTACGTAGGTGATGGGGTTGGTGATTATTGCCCTAGTTTGAATCTGAGGGAAGGAGATTTTGTAATACCAAGGAAGAATTTCCCGCTTTTCAATAAGATATGCCAGAACCCTTTGGCTCTTAAGGCTGAGATTCATGAGTGGATTGATGGGGAAGAGTTTGAGCACATTTTGCTCAATTTGATCAACcgaatcaccattgaagagaGTGCAGCTGCTCAGTTCATTACGACTGACTGCAAGTTAGAAACCATCTATGTTTCCGGCCATGAGTCCTTCGCTAAAGCTCTCCCAGTTTAG
- the LOC126797886 gene encoding U-box domain-containing protein 21-like: MILSWRRRRASKYANRKELSGENLDMGLEEIVIPSHFRCPITLDLMKDPVTLSTGMTYDRSSIDSWIDKGNNTCPVTNQVLATFDQIPNHALRKVIQDWCVQNRSHGVERIPTPRIPVSAYEVTRVCQRIMAATQRGDYEKCLELVAKIRAWGKDSERNKKCIVENGTGCCLSATFEFFAENEGATLLKEEILAVMTRMFPMGEEGLSRLGSSKSLRCLVLYLEGKDLSSRQNAVLVLRKLLSLDQKIVDAIVEIEGAIEGLVKIIREGSSVCPIATKASLSCVFYMISGASGEIKSRFVKLGLVSLLLEILVDAEKSLCERALGVLEGLCDCKQGREKAYENALTMPLLVKKMLRVSALANEFSVSIIWKLCRNQNGDDDDEGEVRILMEALQVGAFHKLLVLLQVGCGDGIKDKVTELLKLFNLHISKLDC, from the coding sequence ATGATTTTGtcatggagaagaagaagggccAGCAAGTATGCCAACAGGAAGGAGCTTTCCGGCGAGAATCTAGACATGGGGTTGGAGGAGATTGTGATTCCGTCCCACTTCCGGTGCCCTATCACTCTCGACCTCATGAAAGATCCCGTCACTTTGTCGACGGGGATGACCTACGACAGGTCCAGCATCGATTCCTGGATCGATAAAGGAAACAACACCTGCCCGGTAACCAACCAAGTTCTGGCAACGTTCGACCAAATCCCCAACCACGCCTTACGTAAGGTGATCCAAGACTGGTGCGTTCAGAATCGATCTCACGGAGTCGAACGCATCCCTACTCCTCGGATTCCGGTCTCTGCGTATGAGGTCACTAGGGTTTGTCAGAGAATCATGGCCGCAACGCAACGCGGCGATTACGAAAAGTGCTTGGAGTTGGTGGCCAAGATCAGAGCTTGGGGAAAAGACAGCGAGAGGAACAAGAAATGTATTGTGGAGAACGGAACGGGTTGCTGCTTGTCTGCCACGTTCGAGTTCTTCGCTGAAAATGAGGGAGCAACGTTATTGAAGGAGGAGATCTTGGCCGTGATGACACGGATGTTTCCTATGGGTGAAGAAGGCCTATCAAGACTTGGATCTTCAAAGTCTTTGAGATGTTTGGTGCTGTATTTGGAGGGTAAAGATCTCTCTTCAAGGCAAAACGCAGTTTTGGTATTGAGGAAGTTGCTTTCTTTGGATCAGAAAATTGTGGATGCGATTGTTGAGATTGAGGGAGCCATTGAAGGATTGGTGAAGATTATTAGGGAGGGCTCTAGTGTCTGTCCTATTGCTACTAAAGCTTCTCTATCCTGTGTCTTCTACATGATTTCCGGAGCTAGTGGTGAAATCAAATCACGATTTGTGAAGTTGGGTTTGGTTTCTTTGTTGCTAGAGATACTTGTTGATGCAGAGAAGAGCCTATGTGAAAGGGCTTTGGGGGTTTTGGAGGGTCTTTGTGATTGCAAGCAAGGTAGAGAGAAAGCCTATGAGAATGCTCTAACCATGCCTCTTTTGGTTAAGAAGATGCTACGGGTATCGGCCTTGGCCAATGAGTTTTCGGTTTCTATAATTTGGAAGCTCTGCAGAAACCAAAATggcgatgatgatgatgagggaGAAGTTAGGATTTTGATGGAGGCGCTTCAAGTAGGCGCATTCCATAAGCTCTTGGTTCTGTTGCAGGTTGGATGTGGTGATGGCATCAAGGACAAGGTTACTGAGTTGTTGAAGTTGTTCAATCTTCACATCAGTAAATTAGACTGTTGA